The stretch of DNA TGAAGCACAACCCTTGGCGGCGACGCTCGAGTATCTCGGCAGAGGTGAGCCGGCGGAACGGGCGCGCCGCGGTCGCGGCGAGGGGTGCCGCGGAAGCCTGCGCAGACCGACCCGGTGCGGAATCTGGCGAAGGTAGTGAGCCAGCGGCCCAGAACGGCGAGTCCTGCTGAATGGCCACCGCGCGGCGCTCGAACGCGCGGGCGTAGTACATGGCCGTCTGGAGATCGGGGGGATCCCGGAGCTCGACGTCCACGCGAATATGGTCCGGCAGACCGCCCACAAATAACTCGGCGCGCTGAGTCGCGGAGACGCCCGGCGCGTGGCACGCCAGGGCCTGAAAGCGGTCGGCGTAGTCCTGCACCGTGGATGTGAAGGGTAAGCGGCCGAGGGCCGCCAGTCGGCTTCCACGGATAGGAGGCCCGAACCGGAGGAGATAGAGCTTCCGAAAGCGCTCCCATGGTGGCATGCCGCCCTCGTCCTGCTCGAGGGCGTAGTACCAGGTCTGCTCCGCGCCTCGAAGATGATAGGACGCGAGCCAGGTACGATCCGAAGCGAGTGTCCGCTGCCCTCGAAAGAACTGCTCGCACTGGTTGAGCCAGTTGAGGGGGTCCTCCGTGCCCTCGTAAGTGGCGAAGTCCAGTTTGGCGAAGCGAGGGGGTGTCGGCCCGCCGTGCCCGGGGGCGGCTGCAGTCGCCAGCAGCGTGTATGCCGGTTCGGGGATTTCTAGGGCGTAGTTCGCCGAGCTGGAAGGATGATCAAACCGCAGAGAGGGCGTCGGGTGTTCCGGCGCCGTGGAGTACACCGGGCCCGGAGACGATCCGGTCGCCCACGCCGGAATCGGCGATGGTGACGGCGGAAATTGCACCTGGTGCAGGGGTCGACCCGTGGCCCGAGACGCGGGTGGTGGTGCTGACGATGGCGGTGGCGCCGGGTGGAGCTGCTGCACCGGCGCCTGCGTCGGGGGGGGGGCGGCGGTGGCGCCGGAAGAAACTGCTGGGTCAGACCCCCCAGCGGCGCGGTGGAGGCCGGCCACGCTGGCCAAGGCTGTCCCGCCGCCGAGTAAtgcggcagcagcagcggcggtTGGGGCGCCCCTGCGTAGGGCGCCTGGAGGGCCGGGGCGGCCCACTGTAGCGGCGGCGGTCCGTAGGCGGTGGTGACGGCGCTCGGTGGCGGGGGCTGGTTCCCGGCGAGGTAGAGGGTAATGCCACTGACCGTCTGGACAAGCTCCCCCAGGGTGCCCGACACCTCCTCCCGCGAGAGGAGCGGGGGCGGATCCCCCGTAGTGGTGATGGCCGCTGGTGCGGAGGGGGCGGTGGTCCCGGACGCGATCTCCGTCATCGCCATGGAAGTGGTCGGCGGCAGCGAGAGCGGGACGGAGGTGGATGGTAACGGCGGCGGTGATGGAGGGAGTGACATGATCGGCCTGGTGTCTCTGGATACCAAATTGGTAGAATCAAGTACTCTACCAGGTCTAGGCCGTAGGTGGTAAGGGAAGGATGGAGGAGGGCGTGGCGAGGAACGGGCGCGCCGGCGGCAGGGCGCCGTCGCGAGCTAGGAGAAGGGCGGCGGCGGTTAGGGCTGTTGGTGGCTAGGGTTTCCGGCTCCTCAGGGAGCCGGGCAATAGAAGATAATATTCTTCTTATTGCTTGATTCCGAAAGAGTCTTACAGCCTATATTTATAACCTAGATAACTTGCATAATAATTAAcctaagataacttgtgggcCAAGCCCCCTAACTACTGCCCGGTGGGCCTCTTCCAGATATAAACTAAGCTGGCCATAACATAATCCAAGCTTCTTCATCATTATTTTTAATATATTAGCAAAGCAGGTAGTGGGCTCACAGTGGACCCGGTTAATACATACGACAGCACCACCAGAGTCAACAGCCCTCGGATGAAAGGCTACGTGTTCACAACATAATCTTCTCTTCAGATGAAAGGCGAACCATTGACAACATAACCCTCTAGTGTAGGAAAGAAGGTATGCTGAACAAGAGTTTGCTTGAGCTGATATGGCTGACCAATGAGTCCACCGCTGTCCTCGAAACTGGCAACCAGCTTGCCACCCACGTCAAGCTGAAGTAGCCAGCGGCCAAACGGGACCAGCACTACCACATCGCCAACCCAAGAAGTAAACACCACACAATCACGCGGGTAAAACAATCCAAACTGCAAGGTGAGCTCCGCATACGGTATTTCAACCCGGTATTTAAAAGCCCAGACCTCGTGCTCGTAGTCCTGCATCATCCAGATATCAACAATTGGCTCGTCATCATTGTAATCATCAAAACTGGACATGCCGAGCATTCCATCCATCTCAAACAGATCAGACAAATTAGGAACAACTGGAGTGCGCATCTGCCGGAACGACTCAGCGACGGTGTCGAACACAATTATCATGTTGCTTATGCACCAATGCAGGCTACCACGGAACAGGAAAGGTCCGCGCGAGAATACCAGTTCGTTCAAATTGGGGCCTTCGATGTGTAGGTGCCACGGCGGCTGGCTGGAGCCTAAAGCGTATGTGTAGACGAGGGAGGAGCCATCTGGTGCTTCAGCTTTCTGCAGCAATACTAGTCGGTACTCGCCGGTTGGGCTGTGTGAGTACATCCCCACGGCCACGGGTCGGGGAGCGCCAAAAGGCATCCCCACGGCGGATAGGGGACCGCCAAAAAGCATCGGGAGGCAACCATACTGACGAGTCGCCGGGTTGCAGATGAATAGTTGTTGACCAGCTTTGCATTCTATCCAGAAGACGATTAAGCCGTCGCAGGAGACCCTCGGAATTAAGATATGGCGGCGAAGTCGCGCGACGGTCTGGGGGGTGGCGGCCCCTCCCTGGTGGTCGAAGGAGATGATGTCTAGGGTGAAAAGGTCGCCGCCGTAATTTTTGACgtaggagagagggagggagggctGGCGGGCGTGGTGGGCGAGGAGGAAGTCGCGGGTGGAGGTGGTGCAGCGCCAGGCACGGCAGACGGCACGGCAGCGGAGGAGGTCTTTGGGGGGCAGGCGGACGAGGATCTCCCAGATGGCGATTTCGTCAGGGAGGCCgccgaggagaggaggcggtGCGGCCTCCGCCATGGTCGCTGGCCGGGAGTTCATCCTGGATCTCGCTCGATCTGTCCCGGAGCAAAGCAAAAAGGAGTGGTGCAGTAAGCTTCGAAAGAAAGGAGTGGTGGAGTGGTGGTGATGGGTGACGGCGGGGGACTGGGTAGGTCTTCCTTTATCTCCCTTTttctatactactccctccgtttctaaatatttgtctttctagacatttcaaatgactactacatacggatgtatgtagacatattttaaagtgtagattcactcattttgctccgtatgtagtcacttgttgaaatgcctagaaagacaagtatttaggaacggagggagtagtaaacatgcccgtgcgttgcaacgggccCGATAAATACGGCTCAAGACCCCCACAATTCAACGTCTTCTATTTCAACATGGTGTCCCACTCGTGTCACCATTTGTCTTAGTTCCTCACCGACACCGTGTCACCACTTATCTTAGTCTCTCACCACCAGCGATTACCGCAGTGTCCTCTAATCACAACATGTCTGGACTTCGTCAATCCCAGCCATTGCATGACACACGTCATTAACGTGCAATCACAATGGAATGTTTAAAACATTAAAAACTAATCTTGTCGAGCTGGACATGAGGATCGCTCTCCGCAAGCTATTCCCTACACTTGGTCTCACGCATCCCGCTACAGTGATAACATGGAGGCCATCGAGGAAGGTAGCACCCTGAGTAGGGTGTCATTGGCGGCCATCGCAGTGCTTCACTACCGTGAGCGGGATCAAGGACCTGGGTTGTGGAGGATCACTCAAAGTCTGATCCGTTGTGCATTGTTGATGGTGCCAACGCCGAACCGGGGATTGGTCATCACACTCTAGCACGCGGCTTTCATGAGCCCCTTCCTACACCGACTTGtaattatgaaaatttataaTGACTGTGGGCTTCGCCCCAGTCTCATCTAGCAGAAGACCCGTGTGTTGCTATAGGCAAAAGGTGAAAAATACCTCCGCATGCACCATCGAAAGCGTCAAAATCATCTACTTTTTGCCTCTTTGTTGACCATTATGCAATTCACCGATCTAAGCTCCATCCTGCGGAGACATGATGTTGAGTGAGAGGATGCATCAATGTCGACGGTCGGGCATACACCTCTCACAAAAGTGAATTGGAAGTAGATGGCATGCAAGGGTAGGTTGACGACAACAGCTGGCAGAAACTTCGAATATGGAGCAAGGATAAATAGACAATCAAGTCATGGTCTCCTTTTCTCTCTTATTACTAACTAACtaattcaaaaaaaaatattTATCAAAAAAACATCTTAAGAAACAAATACCCTTTCCTATTGATTTTAGCTCTAAAGCTTTTTGCTGCCTCAAACTCACTGACCTATATTGAACCATTCAATATATAGCACACCCTTTTTCGGGGAGCGGATATATACTCCTAGAGTCCGTGCCTCCATTTTTCTATGGTTCTCATTGACTGATAACTACACATCAAGTGCACCTTGATACTGGTAGCAACTGGTCGCGCACTCCCACACTCGCTTTTTTATTATAGGGCCAAGATGATACGACCGAAAATAATTCAAGCCCTATATCTGCACAACAAGATGTAACAGAACATCCTTTCATTTCATTGATCAAAGCATATTTGTAATCACCCAATTCATAGTTTTGAACATGTCAATGGCAGGACTGACACGTCCAACAATCATACATATATTGTCAACTCTCCGCTTCGATGGCGGTGGCTAGGTCAACCTAGGTGCTAGGTGAGGAGACCATCATACGCAGTGCCAGTTCCTAGAGGGCATCCGAGGAGGCCGGAGAGGCTTGCCTCAGGCAGGAGCCTAGAGACGTCGTCCCATGCTCGGCAACGCCAGCCACTGCAGCACCTCGCTTGACAACTCAGCATTCTTTAAACAGCCTGAAATAATTCGTAGTGTCATTAAAGACTGAAGTAAAGTTTGATTTAAAAGTTTCTTCAGTGCTATATTTACCAGTGGTATGAGGAAACCTTAGCAATAAATTAATATGGTCGGTAAGAAACATATGGTTTTTCAGTAAGAATTCACCCTTCCAAAGCACGAAACTTGCAGATTGCCACCCATCTTCAGTCACACTTGAGACCAGAGAGACTGAAATTGAAGGCGCTGGAATAGACCTCATCTTCCTGGAGGTAAGAGTTATTCAAGAGCTCACTTGCAGGAAGTCTTTCATCTACAGGAGCTAGACAGATTTCTATGAAATTCTACTTGTGTTCCTGACTCTAAGTTATACCTACTAAAGTATTTTAGCAGTAAACATTATGTTAGCGTCAGACTTACATAGTTGCTTTCGAAGAGCAAAAAGTTTAACGCAGCTGTATTAGCAGGTCAAAAGTAACACCCGTTAACTCCATAATCCTAAATCTCAAGAAAAGACTCACCAAAAAAAGAAATAACATGTAATAAACTGTTACCAGGAGTCCAGCATCGAGGACATCGCCTTTTGAAGAACAAATGCCAAGTGTATGTGAGCTAAATATACTTATACAGATCTAGGGGATACGATGAGACTATGCTTCCAAGCACAGAAAGAAGTACATGATCGGCAATGGCACAAACAAATCTGCACATAGTAAATAACCTGATACAGTATAGACTATACACCAAGGGAAACAGGAACAAAGCGATTCACAAAATGTACAAACTTTACTCTACAGACTCTGCAGGCTATAAAATCAGAACATATATACTCAGGTGCAGGTTCTTCAAAATAACTTCAATTGGTTGCACCTTTGCTCAGATCAAATACAAATAGTAGCTGCATTTGTGTAGAACAAAGAATGAAGCATTCATAGCTTAGCTGCCCTTTGCTTCAGTTAAACAATACGTGCTAGCTTGCTTGATGGTTGTGCCCAAAAAATCCAGAGTGAACAACTCTGAACCTGGCTCTAGCTAAAAGAACAAAATCATTGGCTTAGGTAAGCTTTACTCAGGTTGCTTGATGGTTGTGCCCGAAAAATTCAGTCAATAACTCTGAACCTGACTCTGGCTAAATTACAGACACTGTGACATGAGTAGCAACCTGAGTAAAGCTTACCTAAAAGAATAACATCACAGAGGCCTCTCACCAAGGACCCGGGAAGCATGCGTAAAACTGATGCTCCTTTCCATAGCAGAAATATAAGTGAACTGACAATCAACTATTCTAGTCATCCATGcttatatatagtataaaaatatggTGAGTTCAGAAATTAATCTTTTCTTTAAAACTAAACAAAGAAGGAAAAGAAACATACCTGTGCGACCGATCGAATAGGGAAGACATGGCATAATTGTTGTATGCATGTACCCAGCAGTGGGCGTTTCAGGCACCCTGCAGGTAATTTTGTTGGACACTTATCCATTAACAGGAGCATCAACAATGGTATGGAGCAAGAACCGTGGCTATGAACAGACCTTGCAATGTATCTCGGTGGAGGCAGCGTCGAGCGCAAAGATTGCGCATGTGACCGCAGACGATGTGAGCACGGCCCAGTTGCAGTGATGCAGGGAGGATGCGAAGGGCAGCGGTGTGCTGCTGGATTGACAGAAGAGGCTGCGAATAGCACAGGGTTCAGCAAGGGGATTGGAATACCCAAGCAACTCATTGTATTGCCAGTGAAGCGTTCTGGTGCTGTAAAGTCTAATGCGCCTGCATTTTAACACAATGGTTGTTAGTACACGACCAGAATAAATTTTTAAACAAAGTAACCTGAGAGTATATCCACAGTAAATAGAATAGGTATATTTTCACAGATCCGTAGCTGTCAGAAAAACACAATGTCACACACCTTTGACACTTTGCTTTTTCCATTGATGCAATAATGTCGCCAGACCATATAGTCGCCGATCTTCACTGTTCCATCAGGACTATTTATGAATATATTGTCACACTTTAAGTCGCTATGTATATTCGTTAGCGCCGGACTCTAATGATATTCCAGCCCTGTCAATATCTGTATTGGCCATCGTCTCATAGCTTTCATACCCACTTTCTTGTGCTTCCTACAGAACCTGGTCATTGTTTCAAATTTCAGCAATCAAAATGTATTGAATAGAAGAGCGATAAGAGTGAAATCTATCTGTGGTTAATTTTCTAGATGCATTTAAGATGTGCGGCCAATCCCAATCAAATTTCCTTTGCACAAGAACAGACTCCGGTGTATTTAATACGACACCAAATTAATAAGTACGTCAACTTGTAAACAAAATGGGTAATCCATAATAGAATCAGGCAAAGTATTACGAACGCTCCCTGGTAGGAAGAGACATATGAGTTGTGCATGCGAGATGTGCAGGGCTCTGTGATGATGTTAACTGTATTCTTGTTCTCACCAACCCATTAGGCGAACAACTCCTGAATGTTCTTGTCCCTCGGCATCTTCAACAGCTGGATCTCCATACGCATTTGTTCTATCTTCTCTGAGGAACCCATGACAGAATCTTCAATCTATGTTTAGCTCCATGTCACCTCATCACCCTCCAGCATATCGAAGGTTTAATAGCTATTGGAACAATATACATTAAGGAACACGTGGTGAGCAATTTCCAGTCTTACATGGCCACTGATAAATTCCAACCCAAAAACGGAACTCAAATGTTTAAACTTGATTAAAAGAACTGGGGTTTATTATAGGCTATAGGTTTGAATTTGGAGTCTGGCAGGCATACTAATAATGCAGCAAAGCGAATCAGATGAGCAAAATTAAATACGTTTTCCATGAATTTGTTGAGGTTCACTAAAAGCATGAAATTCATCAGTGGATATTGTAGAATTCAAGCATGGAAGGTCGCACTTCATAGATGATTGGCTGAAATCAAACGTGTGAAATCACACTCTAGACAATGGGTCAATGACACAGATACGTAGAAAAAACATCAGATAGTTCAATTGAAGGATACACTATGTTGGCCACGGGCGCCTCATGGCTTGGCTCGGCTTGTTCGCCTCCTCCAGAAGCAGGAGGACCTCGCCCAGGCGGGCGTTGCTCCAGTACGCACCTATGCCCGACTTGGGAGCCCGTGGCCTCGGCGGACCTAGGACGCGCAGGATCCACGACGGTGCTCCCGTACGCTCCTACACCCGGGTTGGGGCTCGGGAGCTCATGGCCTCGCCGGAGTTTCGTCCAGGCTGCAGGGCACACACAGGGCCCATCTCCGTCGAGCACAATCAGTGCATCCGCTTGCGGTCCAGCGCGGCAACCCGCGTTGCTCCGGAGGCGGCGCTCCGGTGGCCGGCCGGCGTGGGGTGGCGGTCCGGCATGGAGATCCAACGACCATGGCTTCCGCTTCCTGTGaagggggggagagagagagggatgtgAGAAATAGAACCAGAGGAAGGGAGGGAAGAAGGAGAGGAGGGCAGGGCGGCGCGTTGGTCCGGCGGCGGCGCTCCGATGGCCGGCCAGCGCGGGGCGGCGGTCTGACATGGAGGTCCAGGGCCATGGCTTCCGCTTCCTGCGAAGGAGAGAGCGAGGGGGGGATGTGAGAAATAGAACAAGGGGGAGGGGAAGGAAGAAGGAGAGGAGGGCATGGCGGCGCGTTGGTCCGGTAGCGGAGCTCCGGTGGGCGGCTGCGCGGGGCGGCAGGGAGGCACGAGCGCGAGCCGCCCGCGCGTGGAGGCGCTGGttgcggtcggcggcggcggacaCGGGCAAATGCGGCAGGGTGTCTTTTGTCAAAACGGTTTTATCAGATCCACTTAAACAGGACTGCGGGTTTATTTCGAAGTAACATAGGGGCTCTTTCGCAAAAACACCAACGACGTACGACCAGAAGCGATCGCTGGTTTATTATATTATATTAGGGAAAGATATAAAAAAGTTACTTTCTTATATAAATTCTACTAAATTACTTTATTAAATAAAACTAAAGTTACGTCATCTTGCAATAGACGTTAGCGGTTCTCGGCATCTACGGACCTTGTACTCGGACATGTCCGAACGCGTCCATAAACGACGCTCGGCCGCCGCTCAAATGTGAGTGTCCATGATCGTTCCTTTCATATGCAAATCATCAAATCCACATAAACATGATGCAATGTAGAACAACACAGATAGTGTATATAGGTACACGTAGATCGACTAGGACATAACGTAAGGGAGTTCATCATACATGCCAACGAACTACCAAAAATCGGCATGTTCTACTAGGTAAAATAGGGCTATGGAGAAAGTTCACTCACGGTTGTCCTTTCCTTTCCCGTTCCCTTCCTTTTGCCCTTCCCCTTGTCTTGTCCCCTTTGTCCCGGTTGTAGCACTCAAACATGACGTAGGGGTCGAGGCAGATCTGCTCGGCGACGGAGCTGGAGGTGTCGGGGGTGGCGTTGGCATCCTCCTTGTCTTTGGGGGGGGGCAGGCCGATGAGGGCACAAATGACttgtgttggtgtcaaaaccggcagacctcggggtagggggtgtcgtggttctaagtctgacagtagaatgggggtaagaatgtagaggcaagatcctagctatgaaggagttgtacacgcgagttttacgagttcaggcccttctcggaggaagtaacaaccctacgtctcggaacccagaggcggtcgactggatatatgcgtgtgagttacagggggtgcgaacccttgtcccagaggaggggtggcttatatagagtgcgccaggaccccagctcccctccgttacacaaggttcaat from Triticum urartu cultivar G1812 chromosome 3, Tu2.1, whole genome shotgun sequence encodes:
- the LOC125543460 gene encoding F-box protein At5g49610-like; the encoded protein is MNSRPATMAEAAPPPLLGGLPDEIAIWEILVRLPPKDLLRCRAVCRAWRCTTSTRDFLLAHHARQPSLPLSYVKNYGGDLFTLDIISFDHQGGAATPQTVARLRRHILIPRVSCDGLIVFWIECKAGQQLFICNPATRQYGCLPMLFGGPLSAVGMPFGAPRPVAVGMYSHSPTGEYRLVLLQKAEAPDGSSLVYTYALGSSQPPWHLHIEGPNLNELVFSRGPFLFRGSLHWCISNMIIVFDTVAESFRQMRTPVVPNLSDLFEMDGMLGMSSFDDYNDDEPIVDIWMMQDYEHEVWAFKYRVEIPYAELTLQFGLFYPRDCVVFTSWVGDVVVLVPFGRWLLQLDVGGKLVASFEDSGGLIGQPYQLKQTLVQHTFFPTLEGYVVNGSPFI